The segment CCGTGACTGAGATGGCCTCTCTCTTCCCGAAGGTACAGGGGACAGAGAGGGGAcctggagggggcgggggtgCCTCAGGGTGGGGCGGGTGTGGAGAGTCTGATGGCGCtggcctggttggatccctggaccCTCGGGGTCCCATCATGGCTCGTGGTTGGACGTCCAAGGCCCGACTCCTCCACAGAGGCCCGCCCTGGAGCCCGTGCGAAGCTCGCTGCGGCTGCTCAACGCCAGCGCCTACCGGCTGCAGAGCGAGTGCCGGAAGACGGTGCCCCCAGAGCCCGGCGCTCCCGTGGACTTCCAGCTGCTGACTCAGCAGGTGATCCAGTGCGCCTACGACATCGCCAAGGCCGCCAAGCAGCTGGTCACCATCACCACCCGCGAGAAGAAGCAGTGACCACTGTCCCCAAACCCTCACCCGCACCCTGGGACCTCACTGGCCGTGGGAGCTGGGCCACTCCAGACACTCATCCACACCCCCACCGAGCCGCCGGCCCAAGTGCCCTTAGCGCTGCCACTGTTCCCGGCAGCCAGGTGCCCTGGTGCCCGTCCCCCTCGAGCCCCCAAGGATGGGGAGGTGAGGTGGCAGGAGCTTCTGCCCCCACATTCCATGCACCCCTCCCTGTACATAGCCCCCCTACCCCTCTAGCGTGCAGGGGCCTGCAAGGCGGCACTCCCAACCCCATGCCCTCGGGGGCACCCTCAGCCAAGGGTCGGGTAGGGACACTCTAAGTGGGGCAGCTCCCCTGATGCACCCCACCCCCATGAGCCAGTCCAGCCCTCCTGGGGGCTGAGTGGGGGGGCATCCCCCCCTTGTACATAATACCTGTGGATGTCCCCACCCTGTAGCCACCAGCCCCCTGCTGCTCTCTCCTCCAATGCCAAACGGCCCCAGCTAGGGCACAGGCCCCAACCTGTGTTCCCGGGGTCCCCAGCAGCAAACACTGGAAaagtctaatcttttttttttttcctctcctctcttccacTCCTTAATTTTAACGTTGTGGTAACTGAGTGTGCCTGCGTGTGAGTGTGCGGGGCGGCAGTGCCGTTCCAGAGGCCTGGCCCATCTGGGGTTTCGTGAGGGGTGAGGGGACCAGGGTTGGGCGTTGACCCCCCCCCATcctggggccaggggctgggggagggaaccAGCTGGGTCCTGCCCTCTGCCTCCCCTCATTGCTCCCCCCACTCATACCCTCTATGAACTTAAAGGAAAACCACTTCGCTCcatctctcttcccctcccttaTGGAGGGGGAAAGTGCCGGCTGGGGCTGAGAACTGAGCACCCGAGCCTGGGGCTGGCTCCCCGGGGTCCCCGACGAAGCTGAGAGCCCCTCCCTGTGACCTCCGAGAGGCCAGCGCCTGCGGTGTCTGGGCCCCTGCAGCCTGGGGAGGCAGACGGCAGCTCCTACCagctcctctccctgccccacttCTGTCCCCGGGGCCAGGCTCGACCTGTGTGGTGGTGGGTGGGCTGACTGTCAAGACGTGTGTCATGTACATttgtatcaaaaataaataagtgaccaTGTGCCCTTTTCTGATGCTTTGGGAACTGTGGGAGGAGGGATCAGGGAGGTGCAGACATGAAATGGAGAAAGACCAACTTGGCAAAAGTATGAAGCCAGTGAAAACGGTGACTGCTGCAGCCCCCATACTGAAGGGGAGGGAAGCCCCTTGTCTTCTGTTAGCGGGGTCCTGCAAATAACGTTTCAGTAACTACCACCAGCGTCCTGCCACCTGGCCGCCCATGGTGGTGGAAGGGCCTACCACGTTTTAAAACCCAGGATCTGAGGCCAGGTTGGTAAGAGGCAGCAAGCAGACGGTGCCTGACTTGATGCTATATCCCCCTCCCGACCTCAAACACGACCTACGTGACCTAGGACAGTGTCCCCTGCGGGAGTGAGTCAGTCTGTGTGGCAGATGCACAAGCTCAACTCCAGCCTctactaaaataatttaataaaaacgGAGTTTTTGCAACGGAAGTTTGAAactgctcctttctctctcctccctctccccaaccccattcctCCCAGCAAACCACACACTAAGGATCAGCCCATCTGCCGCGCTCGGGCGTGACTGCTCCCTCCGGCCGCCAGGGGGCCGCCCCGCGCGGGGGCCACGTGGCGGAGGTTGCGGCCTCCGGCGGGGGGAGGAGCCGAACCTGCCACAGCGGCAGGGCTGGTGCAGGTCACTCGGAGCTGTCCCCGTCCGGGCCGCTGTCCGGCGTGGGCGGGAGGAGGGGTCTCCGGCGGGAGCGCTTGACCCGGCGAGGGGGCATGAGCAGCCTCCGCTTCAGCACAGCTATGGGCAGGAGGGGGAGTGGTCAAGGGCCGGGAAGAGCcccggggtggggctgggggtgaggagggCCACGTCTCACCAGCCACGGTGTCCCGGCTGTCCACCGTGGGCTCCCAGTAGATGCTCTCCCCGCGTCGGAAGTTTCGGTGCAGCCGAGTGCAGAGCGTGGCCAGCGTGAGCAGCACCAACAGGAAAGTCAGGGCCATGGCCGCCCAGGCGGCCTCCTCTGTGCGCGGGGTAGGGCCGCGGGCGGCCCTCGGTGGCCCTGCCGCCCGAGGGGCCGGGGAAGCCTGACCCGGACAGGCACAGCCCCCAGGACTGTTCTGCCCTTTGGACAGCTGAACCTCCAGCCTGGAGCTGACATTGCTTCCTGGTCCCCCAGGCAGCAGTGGGCCAGTGGACACAGACCCGGCATTATTGCCTTCACCCTGAGATCCCAACATGGGCTGTTTGGCCTCCAAGCTCCCTGGGGAAACAGAGGGGAACCTCGGGGCTGAGGGTGTGGGCTGGAGACCAAGGGCAGCCCGCAGCCCACGTCTCCTGGCACCACTAAGAAAGAGCTGCCCATGTCCACTAGATGCCACCTCCACGCCGGGTGGCTGCCAGCTCCGCAGAGTAAAGGCCAAAGCCGGGGCCTAAGAGGAGAAGAGACAGCAGtcaccccctccctgcccagaTGCAGGCCAATGGCACCCAATGGCACCACCACCCTGAGCCAGCAACCCCATGACCGCCACGCCTGGCCAGCACCCCTCACCTGCACACACCCTCGCTGACTGCACAGCCTCCCTCTGCCCAGCATGGGCACCAAGGAAGGGGGCCCAGGAACAGTGTCAGAACGGAACccagctttctctctcctctgcttctgcCGCTGCCTCCTCTTCAGCCAGTGGGCAGCCCGGGCCGGCTCCACCCTCGCCATCTCCAGCGCTAAGCCCCATGCTGCCAGTACGAGGGGCTACGAAAGGAAGAGAGAACTGTTATAGCTAAGTCGAAGCTGGGGAGCAAGCAAGCAGAGGCCCTGAATTCCCCTTGCCCTGCCCACGGCGCTGCAGCCTCCACTGGTACCAATCAACTTTCAGCAAGCACTTACCCGATCCTGGGTGAGGCTGGAGTCAGGGGCCAGTGAGGGCTGGGCCACACAAGTGTGGGCCAGAAGAGCAAGCTGGAGCTTCAGCCAGGGGTGGGCACAGGGGTGGTAGAGGAAGCTGACGTCCTCAGACTGCAGGAAAGGCATGGAGACATCAAGCCGGGCCCAGGTCCCTCCTGAGAGTTCCAAGTTCTCCCATCCTGGGGAGCCAACTTCAAGGGACTCCCAGGATGACCAGATGACCCTCCCACCTTCTGGGCTCAGGAAAGGATCAAGAGCCCTGGATGCTGGTGTGCATGCCCTCTTGCCTCTGAGCATTCCTTTCATCCCTCCTTTCCAAGCAGTGCCACCCCTCAAAGGTCACAGCTTCCACGACAACATGCGTGGTTAACCCTGCCAGACTCAGACCACCCTCTTTAGCTATGTTCCTCTGCACCTGGCTCTACAGGTCCCCACCTAGGCTGTAACCACCCCCACAAAGAGAGACCAGGTCTTCTATGTATTGACCCATCTATATATATTCAGTCTCCCCAAAGCATCCGAATACAGGGCACACAGGCAGCAGGTGCACAATCTCAGGATGGAAACACTTCAGTTATGAATCATTCTTTGATTGAGCTGACCTGATGCTCGGCATTTGTGCCGGAGGCTGTAGGAGATGCCAAAAGAGAACTCCTGGGCTCCGCTTGCAGGGAATACAAAGGAAACTCAGGGAAACAGGACTAATGCAAATGAACGAGCAAACTAATAAAGCTCAAAGTGATTAGCAGTTAAATTATAAGAGACGATTTCAAGCATTACACAAATTTGGAGAAGGTGATGAATAAATAAGGGCTAATGTGCTCAGGCAAGGTCTCAAGGGAGAGCTGACTCCTGCCCTGGGCCTTAAAGAAGGGTAGGGATGGATGGCAGGAGGGCAGGGAGCTGCCCCCCTTCAAGTCAGGTCAGGCCAGGTATAGAGGGGAAGGAGCCTCACACTCATGGGTGGTGAGCAGACCAACATGACTGAAGGGGAACCAAAGCTGTGGAGAGGTTACACGACGCTTACTGAACCAGGTAGAGCCAGAAAAACCAGACAGGGGGGTGGGGCCACGATAAGGTGGGAAATGAGGAGCCACTGGTTTCTTAACAGTTTGCAATGAAAAGGGCTGTTTGGGGAAAGGAAACGGATAGGTGGCATGAGCTCTTCTGGCTTGGAGATATTACAAGGATCAAAAATAGGTATTTCAAAAGGAAAACCAAAGGGACAGAGAAGCTATCCAACCACTGGCAGtgaaacacacaggcacacaaggTGAACCCAAGGTTTGGTCGGTAAcctgacatacacacactccttgttgtttacttgctaagtcgtgtctgactctttttgaccccatggacgacagcccacctgactcctctgttcgtgggatttcccaggcaagaatactggagtgggttgccatttccttccccaggggatcttcccagcccagggatcgaacccacatctcctgcatatcctgcattgacaggtggattctttaccaccagtgccagctgggaagcccataataaccACTGAGAACCTCTCTCACAGAAAAGCAGGGCCCAGATAAGTCAGAGacttccaaagtcacacagcagagcTAGAGCACAGGTTGTTTTCTCCTAGGACTCTCAACCCCCTTGCAGCCTCCTGCCCACACAGCCAGCTACTCATAGCATTCCTGACACCTCACTGCAGAAGACAGAGGCCTAAGCTCACTGTCCTAGGACTAAGAGCACTAAGGTCTCCTCCTGGAGTGGGGAGCAGTAAAGAATGGAGCTAGTGAGCAGAAGAGGTGGAGCCTGCAGGGAGTTGGCTGTTTCCAGCACAGACCCCGAGGATGCCTGCTGCTTGTACTCACCTGCTGTGGCCGCATCCGTGTGTAGGTCACTCTTGGTGACACCTGTACCAGGGAGACAAGAGAACTGAGAGGCCCCGGGGGACTCcgctggggggatgggggtgggacaCGACAGCAGGCCCGTGCTGTCACGTTGGGATGGTGACGCTGGTGACGAGGGCCAAAGGAACAAGGTGTGGAGGGCACCGCGAGGCCAGGGCGGGACTGCGCTACCCCTTCACGCTCCTCTCTCCCACCGCCCTCCAGGCTCCCACCTGTGGGGGCAGAGGCCACAGGCCCTCGGGACAACGGGCTCCCGCCTCCTCCGCCGCCGCCGGTTCAGCCACCACCTGTGGGTTCAAGGCGCAGAAGAGCTGGGTTGTTTGGCCTCGGAGAGGGCTATGACCTCTCCCTCCCAGGCCCAGCCCTCCAAGGGAGAACTCCGAGTTCCCCTCTCGGCACGCCCCTCCTTCTGGCAAAGCACTTGGAGACTCCGGGCCGAAAGCTTCTCGGCAGCTGGTCGCCTTACCTCACGGGGACCCAGGAGTCCCGCCAGGGCGGCCAGGAGCAACAGCTGGGGCGGCGGCGGAGGAGGCGCCATCCCGGCCCGCCCCAGGCCGGCCTGCCGCCCGCCCAGCCAACAAGGGAACGCTTGCcgcctgggcctgcccccgcgCACCCACGCCGCCCGCGTGCCCACGTAGACCCCGGGCTAGCGCGCGCGGGTCTGGCCCGACCCCAGACCGCGCGCCTCGACTCCCCGGGCTCGCgagcccccggccccgccccgccccggcatCGCCCCGCCCCGGCATCGCCCTGCCCCCGACATCGCCCCGCCCCCGAcatcgccccgccccgcccccgcggcTCCGGGCGGCTCACGCCcggtccccgccccgcccctgggCCCGCCCACCGCCCGGGCCGCGCGCGCACGCGTCCGCCAGCCCAAGCCGGAAAAGTCGTCGGGAAGCCGGTCCTCAGCTCACTGCGCAGCGAGACAGGCGggaccacctccctccccacgaAACTGGTCCCAGCGGGTCTCCGCGGCCTGCAGGGCGCAGCTGCAGCTCTTGGGTGGGATCGTGGAGCGTGAAGGAGGGCGGGAAATGGGACTCCTGTGAACTAGGTGGCCCAGGAAAGGAGACGCGTCCGCTCCTTCGGCAAACCCGCTTCAGATTCATCATTATGACTGCCTCTGGAAGAGGGGCAGAATCCTGAAATAACAAGCTACGGAAAGGAGAGGGTCCCCACTGCTCCCCTCGCAAATAGCACCCGAAACCGGAGGAGTCTCAGAGGGTCTCGGGCCTCCACGCTCCCCAGGCCTGGAAGTCTCGGGAAACTGCAGCCGGGCTGGGGGCTGCTTTGTTGTCCACGTCCGCCTCCGCTTTCGTGATAAGCCCAACGGCGACCCGCCGGTGCCCGAggagactttggccacctcgtgaggTGGAGTCACAGGCCTCTCCCCCAGCAGGGTGCTCGGGCCAGACATTCCCCGCAGCGGGGCGCCCATCTCCTTGGCCCAGCTCGAGATTTTGAGGGAAGACGGGAAAGTGGGTGGAGAGGGAGAGCTGTAATGTCCAGCCTGAAACTTTGAAATCGAACAAGAGCGTCTCCCACAtccaccgcccccacccctcgTGACTTGCAAGGGGTGTTTCTTACCCGCCCCCCGCGCTCCAGAGATTGAGCTGATGAAGGGACTCAATCCATCCCCCGCCACGGCCCGCTCGCGGGGTGACAGGCACCCCCCTCCAAAGGCACCCGAATGCCTCTTTCCCTCCGGCTCAGGGGCTGTTTCTTTTGGGGAAGTCCTTCCTGGGGAGCGGTGTTGAGGGTTCCCTCTCCCTGCAGCCAGGATCCAGGGCAACCCCGTGCTCGCGGGGGCGTAGGCAGGGCGCTCTAATGCAGGCAAAGGAACGAGAGGTCCCTGGCCTTCTGGGCTCCCGCTGCAAGCCCGCTGTCGGGGCGGAACGCCTGCCCTGGCCCTCGCTGGCCCTGAGCCGGACCCTCTCCCGGCAGGAGTTATTGCGCAGTTGCGGGTGCCGGCGGGGCGGAGACGGACACCGAGGTCGGAGAGGACCGCCGGTCCGGGCGACAGAGGTGCGGGTGATGGTTCCCGCTGCAGCCGCGCCGCGCCGCCCCGCGGGAGCCCGGGGTCCGCGCCGGGAGCTGCGGTTCATTCGCGTCTCCCTTTTGCTGCTTCTCGGCAGCGGCCCCTGAGAGGGCAGTGACGCAGGGGCTCCCCGGGAGCCACACACCACGCGGggcggaggggtgggggcagaggatcCTGAGGCTCACTCCCGTCTCCCCCCACTCCTCCGCCGCCCACACTCCGCTCCTCGGCTCGCCTTCCCCACTCCCTTCCGCCTCGCCGGCGCGTCCTCGCTGCCTCTCCGTGGCCTCCGCTCCTTTCACCCTCTGCTCCTGCCTGTCGCAATCGCTGTACAAAGGGCCGGGGGGCGGGTGAGGGGAGCCGGGCGCGAACTGGCTGCCTCTGCGGGGCCGCGGCCAATCCCGAGCGCACCCTCTCCCTGCCCCGCGGGAGGGCCCTGGGCGGCCGCCGCGGCCGGGCGGAGCCGCGGGCAGAGCGGGGAGCAAGCCGAGGGGCGTCCCCGCCGCGACCGCCCGCCGGGGGCTCTCCGGCCTCGCCATGCCACCGTGGGGCGCCGCCCTTGCCCTACTTCTGGCTGCGCTCGCCCTGCTCTGCCTGCTAGTCCTGAAGCTGCGGCGGCCCGGCAGGCGCGCCGTCGGAGCGAGGACCCTACCGGGGGCGCGGAGAGAAGATCACGGGGAGGAGGTGGACGGCGGAGGCCCCGCGGGTCAGTTCAGCGACGGGCGGGAGCCGCTGCCCGGAGGCTGCAGCCTCATCTGTAAGCCGTCGGCGCTGGCCCAGTGCCTGCTGCGCGCTCTGCGACGCTCGGCCGCGCTGGAGCCGGGCCCGCGCCCCTGGCTGTCTGGGCCCCACCTGCAGACCCTCTGCCACTTCGTGCTGCCGGTGGGGCCGGGGTCCGAGCTGGCCCGGGAGTACCTGCAGTTGGCAGATGACGGGCTGGTGGCCCTGGACTGGGTTGTGGGACCTGGCGCCCGGGGCCGCCGGGCCACCAACGCCGGGGGCCTCCCGGCGGTACTGCTGGTGATCCCCAATGCCTGGGGGCGCCTCACCCGCAACGTGCTCGGCCTCTGCCTGCTGGCCCTGGAGCGCGGCTACTACCCGGTGATCTTCCACCGGCGCGGCCACCACGGCTGCCCACTGGTCAGCCCCCGGCTGCAGCCCTTTGGGGACCCATCCGACCTCAAAGAGGCCATCACTTACATCCGCTTCCGACACCCCGCGGCCCCGCTGTTCGCGGTGAGCGAGGGCTCGGGCTCGGCGCTGCTGCTGTCCTACCTGGGCGAGTGTGGCTCCTCCAGCTACGTGACCGGAGCCGCCTGCATCTCACCCGTGCTACGCTGCCGCGAGTGGTTTGAGACCGGCCTGCCCTGGCCCTATGAGCGGGGCTTTCTGCTTCACCAGAAGATCGCCCTCAGCAGGTGGGTAATGGGGGCCGCAGACGCGGTGGGTAGGGGTTTGGGGCTGGGAAACAGCTCTGCCTGGTACTGAATCAAACATGTGTAGAGCAATTTGGGCAGAGTTCTCCACAGTTTCTGAAGCGTCCAAACCCTCTAATCTAGACAGAATCAGAGAAGCAAATTTAAAAGTCACGGACCGACTGAGTCAGCATCATTAGCTGGAGCAGGGACTCCAACCCAGGGGGCCCCCTGGCCTCACCTCCGCTGCATTTCATCCTAGCAACCTGAGCACCTGATGCTGCACATCGCCTAGTCAAATCAGCAAACAGGGCTCTGGAAGCAATTGTGACTGATTGTCCAGAATGTTTCCTTATAGTCTCTGAGCCTGGAGATGACAGGAATCAGAAATTTGGTGGTTATTTGATTTATTGAAAGTCCTTAGACCTGACAAATGTTTTGCATATTCCTAGGTATGTACTCAATATTTAatgcaaaaaattttaagaatgtttaaacatatttctttaaatctccaaaaagaaaagaatctaccACCAGGGTGACAGGGAGACTCTTCCACTGAAAAGGCCTGGGTGACAGTCCCACAGCAAATAACCAGGCCTCGGCTTACACTGTTGCTTTCTTAGGAGATGAAAGGGTCAGCTAAGTTGCTGGAaattcaggatttgaacccaaatgGGTCTGACCCCACATCCCAGGTCTTTCTGCCCCACCACAGTGTTACCATCATGTCTAGCTAATCCCTATGAGCCTCACTTTCATCTTCAGTTAAAGGGAGTTActaatcaccacagatggtgactgcagccatgaaattaaaagacacttactccttggaaggaaagttatgaccaacctagatagcatattcaaaagcagagacattgctttgccaacaaaggtccgtctagtcaaggctatggtttttcctgtggtcatgtatggatgtgagagttggactgtgaaggctgtgccgaagaatggatgcttttgaagtgtggtgttggagaagactcttgagagtcccttggactgcaaggagatccaaccagtccattctgaaggagatcagccctgggatttctttagaaggaatgatgctaaagctgaaactccagtactttggccacctcatgagaagagttgactcattggaaaagactctgatgctgggagggattgggggcaggaggaga is part of the Bubalus kerabau isolate K-KA32 ecotype Philippines breed swamp buffalo chromosome 4, PCC_UOA_SB_1v2, whole genome shotgun sequence genome and harbors:
- the TP53I13 gene encoding tumor protein p53-inducible protein 13, with the protein product MAPPPPPPQLLLLAALAGLLGPREVVAEPAAAEEAGARCPEGLWPLPPQVSPRVTYTRMRPQQSEDVSFLYHPCAHPWLKLQLALLAHTCVAQPSLAPDSSLTQDRPLVLAAWGLALEMARVEPARAAHWLKRRQRQKQRREKAGFRSDTVPGPPSLVPMLGRGRLCSQRGCVQAPALAFTLRSWQPPGVEVASSGHGQLFLSGARRRGLRAALGLQPTPSAPRFPSVSPGSLEAKQPMLGSQGEGNNAGSVSTGPLLPGGPGSNVSSRLEVQLSKGQNSPGGCACPGQASPAPRAAGPPRAARGPTPRTEEAAWAAMALTFLLVLLTLATLCTRLHRNFRRGESIYWEPTVDSRDTVAAVLKRRLLMPPRRVKRSRRRPLLPPTPDSGPDGDSSE
- the ABHD15 gene encoding protein ABHD15, which gives rise to MPPWGAALALLLAALALLCLLVLKLRRPGRRAVGARTLPGARREDHGEEVDGGGPAGQFSDGREPLPGGCSLICKPSALAQCLLRALRRSAALEPGPRPWLSGPHLQTLCHFVLPVGPGSELAREYLQLADDGLVALDWVVGPGARGRRATNAGGLPAVLLVIPNAWGRLTRNVLGLCLLALERGYYPVIFHRRGHHGCPLVSPRLQPFGDPSDLKEAITYIRFRHPAAPLFAVSEGSGSALLLSYLGECGSSSYVTGAACISPVLRCREWFETGLPWPYERGFLLHQKIALSRYATALEDTVDTGKLFRSRSLREFEETLFCHTKSFPISWDTYWDHNDPLRDVDEAAVPVLCICSADDPVCGPPNHFLPTELFHSNPYFFLLLSRHGGHCGFLRQEPLPAWSHEVTLEYFRALTDFFRTEERMKGLSRRRASFLAGRRRWGTLPKREVSPSSSLEEIFSWKRSYTR